In Scylla paramamosain isolate STU-SP2022 chromosome 17, ASM3559412v1, whole genome shotgun sequence, one DNA window encodes the following:
- the LOC135108361 gene encoding uncharacterized protein LOC135108361 has translation MNTTFRTAITSVAFLSTVTPGTVEEERIWQLKVVGYWILMPIVIVVGVAINAVGIYLLHRPRMQSLPATVYFKLLFSLDVAILLAAINIAFTFSGCNIPSYSVARYVVHPLFTALYILQGFSNCTIVWLSYDRFLAVWFYHYYYQTQQPLVKKLRIIFTGLFCIAMHLRHLLEVSVLCFTDKEMVEVTNNTACEQGLWYVEDVLQRKGLAMAWEDGMIAARVVLLLIVPAVLVLVFSFGIVVGIFRHRLQNVAATTHTRDQAFSAIYITLFLSFTFIIMIVAGVTFISMHSLRCHGSFAKEVFRTVFLFLLLGQHTTHIFFLAINQIFRDELNILFNATKSRFNNTFMWMIQTSCPSFSTHTTSTMHKRHIKENPHLPHPMMSSDGEYTDKRMKTQTSVDEP, from the exons ATGAACACCACCTTCCGCACCGCCATCACCAGTGTGGCCTTCCTCTCCACGGTCACACCAGGGaccgtggaggaggagaggatctGGCAGTTGAAAGTAGTGGGCTACTGGATACTGATGCCCATCGTGATAGTGGTGGGAGTGGCTATCAACGCCGTCGGCATTTACCTCCTCCACCGACCACGGATGCAAAGTCTGCCGGCCACAGT GTACTTCAAACTGCTGTTCAGCCTTGACGTGGCCATCCTGCTGGCCGCCATCAACATTGCTTTCACATTTAGTGGATGTAACATACCCTCTTACTCTGTGGCACGCTATGTTGTCCACCCCCTCTTCACGGCATTATACATACTACAGGGCTTCAGCAATTGCACCATTGTGTGGCTAAGCTACGACCGCTTCCTGGCAGTGTGGttttaccactactattaccagaCGCAACAACCACTAGTTAAGAAACTTCGCATTATCTTCACTGGCTTGTTCTGTATTGCAATGCACCTCAGGCACCTACTGGAagtgagtgtgttgtgtttcACAGACAAAGAAATGGTGGAAGTCACTAACAACACAGCCTGTGAGCAAGGCCTCTGGTATGTGGAGGATGTTCTTCAAAGAAAAGGCCTGGCCATGGCATGGGAAGATGGGATGATCGCTGCACGCGTTGTGCTGCTGCTGATTGTCCCTgcagtgctggtgctggtgttcAGTTTCGGCATTGTGGTGGGCATTTTCCGCCACCGCCTACAAAATGTGGCtgccactacacacacacgtgaccaGGCCTTCTCTGCCATCTATATCaccctgtttctttccttcacttttattatCATGATCGTGGCTGGCGTTACCTTTATCAGCATGCATTCCCTGCGATGCCATGGGTCATTCGCCAAGGAAGTGTTCCGTACagtattccttttccttttgctgGGACAGCACACCACTCACATCTTCTTCCTAGCCATCAATCAGATCTTTCGGGATGAACTGAACATTCTGTTTAACGCTACTAAGAGCCGCTTTAACAATACCTTTATGTGGATGATTCAGACCAGCTGCCCCTCAttctccacacacaccacctcaacAATGCACAAAAGACACATTAAGGAAAATCCTCACCTTCCCCATCCCATGATGTCATCAGATGGGGAATATACtgacaaaagaatgaaaacccAGACTTCTGTGGATGAGCCTTAG